In the Sphaerodactylus townsendi isolate TG3544 linkage group LG10, MPM_Stown_v2.3, whole genome shotgun sequence genome, one interval contains:
- the TSPAN5 gene encoding tetraspanin-5 has protein sequence MSGKHYKGPEVSCCIKYFIFGFNVIFWFLGIAFLGIGLWAWNEKGVLSNISSITDLGGFDPVWLFVVVGGVMFILGFAGCIGALRENTFLLKFFSVFLGIIFFLELTAGVLAFVFKDWIKDQLYFFINNNIRAYRDDIDLQNLIDFTQEYWQCCGAFQADDWNLNIYFNCTDSNASRERCGVPFSCCTKDPAEDVINTQCGYDARQKPEVDQQIVIYTKGCVPQFEKWLQENLTIVAGIFIGIALLQIFGICLAQNLVSDIEAVRASW, from the exons tttctaggCATAGCATTTCTTGGAATTGGACTGTGGGCCTGGAATGAAAAA ggAGTTCTGTCCAACATCTCCTCCATCACGGACTTGGGCGGCTTTGATCCGGTTTGGCTTTTTGTCGTGGTGGGGGGAGTTATGTTCATCTTGGGCTTCGCGGGATGCATCGGGGCGCTGCGAGAGAACACATTTCTTCTCAAGTTT TTCTCAGTATTCTTGGGAATCATTTTCTTCCTGGAGCTCACGGCTGGTGTTCTGGCCTTCGTCTTTAAAGACTGGATCAAAGACCAGCTGTATTTCTTTATCAACAACAACATCCGGGCATACAGAGATGACATTGATTTGCAAAATCTCATAGACTTTACGCAAGAATAT TGGCAGTGCTGTGGGGCTTTTCAGGCAGATGACTGGAACCTCAACATCTACTTCAACTGCACAGACTCCAATGCCAGCCGAGAGCGCTGTGGAGTGCCCTTTTCTTGCTGCACTAAAGATCCTGCT GAAGATGTCATTAATACTCAGTGTGGTTATGATGCCCGGCAAAAACCG GAAGTTGACCAACAGATTGTTATCTATACAAAAGGTTGCGTCCCCCAGTTTGAGAAATGGCTACAGGAGAACTTGACTATAGTAGCCGGCATATTCATTGGAATTGCATTACTCCAG ATATTTGGGATATGTCTAGCTCAGAACCTAGTTAGTGATATAGAAGCTGTCAGAGCGAGCTGGTGA